In Serinus canaria isolate serCan28SL12 chromosome 7 unlocalized genomic scaffold, serCan2020 HiC_scaffold_29, whole genome shotgun sequence, a single genomic region encodes these proteins:
- the TWIST2 gene encoding twist-related protein 2 — MEESSSSPVSPVDSLGTSEEELERQPKRFGRKRRYSKKSSEDGSPNPGKRGKKSSPSSQSYEELQSQRILANVRERQRTQSLNEAFAALRKIIPTLPSDKLSKIQTLKLAARYIDFLYQVLQSDEMDSKMTSCSYVAHERLSYAFSVWRMEGAWSMSASH; from the coding sequence ATGGAAGAAAGCTCCAGTTCTCCTGTTTCCCCTGTGGATAGCTTGGGGACCAGTgaagaggagctggaaaggCAGCCAAAGAGATTTGGCAGGAAGAGAAGATACAGTAAGAAGTCCAGCGAAGATGGCAGCCCCAACCcagggaagagggggaaaaagtcCAGTCCCAGCTCCCAATCTTACGAAGAACTGCAGAGCCAGAGGATCCTGGCCAACGtcagagagaggcagaggacTCAGTCGCTCAACGAAGCTTTTGCCGCCCTGAGGAAAATCATCCCCACGCTGCCCTCGGACAAACTGAGTAAAATCCAGACGCTCAAGCTGGCGGCGCGGTACATAGACTTCCTCTACCAGGTGCTACAGAGCGACGAGATGGACAGTAAGATGACGAGCTGCAGTTACGTGGCTCACGAGAGGCTCAGTTATGCCTTCTCCGTGTGGAGGATGGAGGGAGCGTGGTCCATGTCGGCCTCCCACTAG